A genomic window from Acidobacteriota bacterium includes:
- a CDS encoding M20 family metallopeptidase, translating into MKRKILLILFMFFCLINYKIISKDEDYLGDIEKNISDIKDKIINFRREMHSDPELSNREFRTMERVAGYLTSIGIKYTKGIANTGVVALIEGKFHGKTVAIRGDMDALPIQEENDLPFKSKNPNVMHACGHDIHTSVALGTVEVLNRMKNRIKGNVKIIFQPAEEGAPEGEEGGADLMVKQGVLDNPRPEAIFALHVNPDLETGKIGFTPGSAMANSDGFEIIIYGKKSHGAYPHLGIDAIYISAQFITSIQAIISRELDILDPSAVTVGIIEGGVRSNIIADRVKMIGTIRTLSKKHRQKVPELIERILKGVTESYGGTYKFNYREGVPMLYNNPELTEWAAGIARNIIGEKNVIQLKPQLGAEDFSFFAQKIPGVLFWLGVRNEKKGYIYPLHTSKFIAEEDSIFIGIKLMSNFVINYLKKK; encoded by the coding sequence ATGAAAAGAAAGATTTTATTAATTTTATTTATGTTTTTTTGTCTTATCAATTATAAAATAATCTCAAAAGATGAAGATTATTTAGGAGACATTGAAAAGAATATCTCAGATATAAAAGATAAAATAATAAATTTTAGAAGAGAAATGCATTCTGACCCGGAACTTTCTAACAGAGAATTCAGAACTATGGAAAGAGTGGCCGGATATCTGACTTCGATCGGGATAAAATATACAAAAGGAATTGCAAATACAGGGGTGGTAGCTCTAATCGAGGGGAAATTTCATGGCAAAACTGTGGCGATAAGAGGGGATATGGATGCGCTCCCAATCCAGGAAGAAAATGACCTGCCATTTAAATCAAAAAATCCTAACGTAATGCATGCCTGCGGTCATGACATTCACACTTCTGTTGCTCTTGGAACTGTGGAGGTTCTCAATAGAATGAAAAACAGAATTAAAGGAAATGTCAAAATAATTTTTCAGCCGGCTGAAGAGGGTGCTCCAGAGGGAGAAGAAGGCGGAGCTGATTTAATGGTAAAACAAGGTGTTCTTGATAATCCAAGACCTGAAGCAATTTTTGCCCTTCATGTAAACCCTGATTTAGAGACTGGAAAAATTGGTTTTACTCCTGGTTCTGCAATGGCAAACTCCGATGGATTTGAAATCATAATATATGGTAAAAAATCGCATGGAGCATATCCTCATTTGGGAATAGATGCAATCTATATCTCAGCTCAATTTATCACCAGCATTCAGGCAATAATAAGCAGAGAATTAGACATTCTGGATCCATCTGCGGTAACCGTCGGAATTATAGAAGGTGGGGTTAGATCTAACATAATAGCAGATAGGGTGAAAATGATAGGGACTATAAGAACCTTGAGCAAGAAGCACAGGCAAAAGGTTCCAGAATTAATTGAGAGAATATTGAAAGGCGTAACTGAAAGTTATGGAGGAACTTATAAATTCAATTATAGAGAAGGAGTGCCTATGCTTTACAACAATCCTGAACTTACAGAGTGGGCTGCAGGAATTGCCAGAAATATCATCGGCGAAAAAAATGTTATCCAGCTAAAACCTCAACTTGGAGCTGAGGATTTTTCATTTTTTGCCCAGAAAATACCCGGGGTTTTATTCTGGCTGGGT